A window of Nicotiana sylvestris chromosome 8, ASM39365v2, whole genome shotgun sequence genomic DNA:
CAATGTAACACAAATTGTTGGGCTTGTACTAGCACGGGCCAACAACAGTCTAAATAAGAAATTAAATGTATTCAGGAAATGAGTTTCAAACTGTGATGCTTGCTTccttttataataataataataataataataatatccacCACTGCAGCAGCCACAAGGTTGGCATATAGGGGACATGCATGTGACTAGTGCTAGGGGGGTTGACTTTTTGTTGGGAGACGTTAAAatatagtcagatttacaactggtcgtcaAAAATggctcagtttcaaaagtaatcgaagtttaaccactttttatgtaaagataaatctgagcgaaaacattgttcaaaacccgaaaaatacactagtatattatgctggaactgctggagttccaacataagtatacttgaactccagcatattatgctggagttccaggataagtatgctggaactccagaataatatgatggagtttcagcacaagtacactagaactccaacaaaatatactggagccaacaaagtataccggtccagcataatatactggagttcaacCGGTTTATGTtacagcaaaataatggctattttttattgacttgatAAAcactggttatttttgaatgaccagtccgaaaactggttatACCGTACTATTTTTACCTTTTTGTTGGTTGAAATGAAAATGTTTTTATTCAACTAAAATAAGTATATATACACAACTAGCTCAATTGGACTAAAAAGCTACTTCTTAGAAAAATAACCAAATTAAAACCTATAAGACTAGATTACTCACCTACCAGTAGGAGTGGCAAACAGTGGGGTCAGGTCGGGTGGGATATGGTTTGGGTCGAAATCGGGAAATGAAAAAACAGATAAATTATCCGATCCGATCCATATTTAGTACAGATAAAAAATGGATTAACCAGCGGATAATAtgagtaaccatattatccatgacttcttgcatatgatcatttttgggagaattcttagctTCCCTAACTTGAGAAACTCCCagtttgaggctttacaaatgtaaaagttagacccactggttatccattttctaaatggataatatggttcttatccatatttgacccgtttttaaaaagttcattatccaacccatttttagcTGATAATATGGGtcgttaactgttttcttttagcCATTTTACCACCCCTACCTACCAGCAGCTTAGGCTTATCACCTTACGAGAACGGGTATAAGTCTAAAGGGTCACTTGGTCGGATgcattagaaaaaataatgcaagcattactAATctttgcattactaatacaccttattcagcattattcttgtACGACCCCTAAGCCTCTTCATTTAGAGGCATCCAGACTCGTTCAAATTGGAAAACTATTAAGCTGGTTCAATGTATTTCTCCATTTACAATTGCCCATTTGCCCTGCCAAACTATATGTAGTTGTAATACTATTCTTGAAATCTCCTGGATTTTCTTTCAGCCTACTTGTAGGATTATACTGgattattgttgttgtatatcAGATACTTTTATCAAGTGAAACCAATCAAACGCCTCAATCCCAAGTTAGTAGAAATTTATGTCTCAATCTCAAACTAATTGGATTCAGTTAACCAGATTTATAGCAAAGACTTTTTTGATCAGTTTGCGTATTATTGGAATATATATGTCCCAAagcagaaaaaagaaaacaacacaaCAGAGTACAATGGAAGAACTAATTGAAAAGGTAAACAAGCCCACTAATTAAAAGATTAAAATAGCAACAAAAAGTAAAAGCACAGGCGATGAACAGATTATGATTTAGCAGAAAAGATAACACAACAAACATTAAATGTTATGCTAATAGATTTTCTATATGGCCCctatttatacatacaaatatatatGATATAGGAATGGTTCAATGCGAGAAATATTTGACTGAATTCTTGTTTACGAAGTTGCAGCTATCCATTACAAAACAAAGAATTCTGTTCTTACATGTAATTATTCAAAACCCAAGTAGGCTTATAAATCAGAGATCATGATATGATCTAGTGTTCTTGGGTCGTCTCAGACCTTCTAATTGGTATTTATCTCGAAAATATTTGGAAATATACCTACAAGGTTTGCTTGTTACTAATATAATCTAGACTCTCTTCTTCTTTAGATCCCTTGTTTCAGTCCGATCGTAATATTGATCGTGTGAGGAAATGAATACATTTATATACTATTTAATCTTTTATCTCACACACATTTGGCAAAAACCATAAGCAAGACAGTCAGTTAACATATTAGAAAGTACACTCAGAGAATGAACATTCTCAAGTAGTTTCTATTTTATCACCTAAAAGCAAATATAGGTAAATTATTAGTAATTTTTAAGGAAATAAGGCAGGCACCGAACTACAACTGTTTTAAttttcaacaactacaacagggTAAACTATAGTGTAAAATTTCGTTAACTCCAACAACAAAGATAGATTTAAAAAAAGGCAAAATCACATAAATCATTAGGCAATGAACTTGCATataagaattaataaaagaaTCCCCAATTTCAGACATAATTGACCATTGAGTAATGATAAAGTATCCATCTTTAACAATAGCAAAAAGTGAAAATGAAGAGGAAGGAAAAATAAACCGCAGGAAATTCATTGAAAATCCACATCTATAAATGCCCTCTTGACAAACAAAATAGTAGTATATATAACATTTTGATCAATCAAAACAACTATAAAAACCACAAAAAAACCAagtaaaaaagacaaaaaaattagAAGAATCACCACCATCCATAGACAACCTGTGTACACTTGTCTTTAAACCATCTGAAACTTCTCCTTAAAGATCCTTTGACTTTGCCTTCAACAGAATAAACTTTATAACTAGCAACTCTCCTTTTCCTCTGAAACTCAGGATCATTTAAGCTCCAAGATTTTGAAATTGAGCCACTAGTACTCTTCCCTTTCTTCATCTTGTTCTGTGGTACTACTGGAGGTGGTGCACCAACAGAAGAAGAAGCATATGAAACACTATATGACCTAAAATCTTTAGTAGAAAATTGGGGTTCATAATATTTCTCAATCTGCATCCTACCATCAGTATAAGATTTTGATCTGTAATCTTCCATATTGATGTAGTTTTGATTTTGAaggcaagaaaagaaaaggaggagATAGGTATGGGAGGATGAGAAAATTTGGACAGAGTGGGATGCCAAACTGCCAGAGAATAAGGAATAAGATGTGCTGTGTAACTACTAATGTGTAAAGacttttttaattttgaattttgagggGGCATTGATtgagtttctttttccttttttattgaTTCTAGAGATTGGCGTTTATAATGGGAAACAACTTGTGTTTTGGGCTCAAGAAAACCAAGGTATTGACTAGTCAACTTTTATGTCCATGTTATATTGAGTATCTACATATTTTGAGGGAGACATTTTTTTTCCAAAAGTCTCCTTTTCCTTAAAATGTCATATTTACGTATTCCTACAGTAAATTGATTTGGTCCTtaactttgttttttttttcccgTTGGAAATTTCTAGAGGAAatagttttcttttatttctcatAATAATTGGTTCATGGCAGACTTGTAAACCTATTGACCAAAGAAAATCTGAAATTTGACCTAAGAATTGTGAGGTGACTaagaaattatcaaaatatttatgtatattgtgcacaaAAGATGTTTTTTTTATGTTTTCCAATCTATCTCTTAGATTTGAAGGGAAAAAAGAATCATAAAACAAGTTAAGAAGAAAGTATACCATTTTTGGGACAGATTTCCTAACTTGTCCATGTTATGAAAAAGAaacctaagaatttcaaaatataGGAAAACCCTATTTCAGATAGAGAAACTCTCCCCTCTCTCTCAAAAATACCCTCATGAATACAATCACTATAACACAAATTATACCAGTGGAATCACCGGACAAGAATAACCATATGAATGTGGAAGAAATAACATCACATTCCTATAAGGAAATGCTCCTTGACAAACCTGTAGTTCACCAAACGGAATACTATGACGAAGATGCCACCACAATCATAAAAGATGATAAAGGAAAAAATATTGAAGGCTCAATCGTCCTTTCCCAAGAAGACAAGAAACGCCTATATCTTCCATGGTGCTTCTTTGTTATCATAAAGGTCTTCGGACGTAGAATGCCTCGCCACTAACTTCGCTCTAAACTAATTGACTTATGGAAACCATCTGAACAGTTAATTTTGATTGACCTAGGATGAGACCTCTTTATTGTCAAATTTAGTCTAGAAGAAAATATGGCTAAAGCACTACATCTAGGGCCATGGTATATCTTTGGGAATTTCCTATCAGTACGTAAATGGGAACCAAAGTTTGTGCCACAAGAAGCTACCCTCTCTACCACAACCATATGAATTTGCCTACCGCAAATTCCAACCGAGTTCTATGACAAAGAAATACTAGAAAAAGTTAGAAGAAAATTGggaaaattactaaaaattgacTCATGCACCTCCTCTACGCTGAGAGGAAGATACATGTACATCTGTATCCAAGTACCATTAGAAACCTCAGTGGAAACATCAGTAATAATTGGAGACCACAAGCAAGCAGTGATTTATGAAGACGAAGACACACTATGCACAACTTGCGAATGAATTGGCCACACAACAAAAAATTGCAACTTCAAAAATTACATCCACCCCAGCCACAAGAGACACCAAAAACCTCAGGGGAAAATATTAAGAAAGGGGGTGAGGATGAATGGAAGACAATAACCTTcccacaatgaaagaaagcaaaccAACAGAAGAAGAAAGAGATAAACTGCTAACAACCAGCATCATGCATCACAAGCACAAAAGATCTAGGTAAAAATGTTCGATGCAAATTCAGGTAAGTTTCTAGAAACTAAAACAGTTTAATACAATTCTAAGTCTAATAATACTAGATCAAAAAATAACAATCGGCCCAACAACCCAGTCAATAAACAAAACTCCCATCCACCACTCCCCAATAACCTATTTCACGTAGCCCCAACCCAAACATAACGCCAAACGTAAGGAAGGAATGAGGCCTCGATGAAGCTGACACTAATTTGTATCCTTGGCCACTCAATGACACCTACAACGAGGCCCCTACCCATAACCCAACCCCCACACGCAAAAATGTTAAAGTTGGGGCATTGGGCCACCAGGCCGGTTCTGAACAAGCAATTGGGATCCACACCTAATTGGAGATACCTAGCCCAAATAATCACTCCTACCCAAATACCTGCGCGTCCCCTACTTCTCTCTCAGCGAAAGGCTCTAATGGGAAAAACTCAACACACTCCATGAACACTCAAGTGCCTCACCTGAGAACCTACTCAACCTCAGGTGAAAAGACACTCTCCGTCCACTCCAACAGATATCACATTAACCCTGAATCCTTTTCTCCAGATACATTAACCGATGACTTTTCCATTAATCCAAATTTGACAACAAAAGACGCAATTATAAATCGGTTCATTAACATAACCCCAATTACCCAAAGTTGCAAaacaaaaaaacacaaaaatggaaataaattaaccaccACCCACCATTGTGACATCGTTACCACTACCACCGGACCATTCCCCGACATCCtggctgtcacgacccggatttacCACTCTCAGGAGTCATGATGGAGCCTACTAAtaagagctaggcaagccaatccttaactgcttacttcgttaacaattacttcttttaacaatgaTCGGCGATAGCATGAAAGtaacagaattaaataaatatgcggaagacttaaatttaaagaaaactgaacaataatgcgagaatcaacatatgcctctacccaagaactggtgtcacattactcacgaacttctaagagtgctaaatacaaccgtttgaaagaaaatataaactgtttgtctcgaatatatgagataacagacgg
This region includes:
- the LOC104238174 gene encoding uncharacterized protein, which translates into the protein MEDYRSKSYTDGRMQIEKYYEPQFSTKDFRSYSVSYASSSVGAPPPVVPQNKMKKGKSTSGSISKSWSLNDPEFQRKRRVASYKVYSVEGKVKGSLRRSFRWFKDKCTQVVYGWW